From the genome of Oscillospiraceae bacterium:
AACCGCTTTTTTAAAGGACAGACCGCCAGAGTACCGCACAAAAGTACTAGACGGGCTTTTTTGCAAAAAGCCGCCGGCGGTCATTATTGCCCGCGGATTGGACCCGGTGCCCGAGCTGTTGGACGCAACCCGCAAGTATGAGGTGCCGGTGCTTGCCACGACCGAGACTACCAGCAGTCTGGTTGCTTCCTTGGTAGCCTACATGAATGTAGAGCTGGCGCCGCGTATTACCCGGCACGGCGTTTTGGTGGAGGTCTACGGCGAGGGCGTGCTGATTGTCGGCGACAGCGGCGTCGGCAAAAGCGAAACCGCTATTGAGCTGATTAAGCGCGGCCACCGCCTGATTGCAGACGATGCAGTTGAAATCCGCCGCGTTTCTGCAAAGACGCTGGTAGGCCAGGCCCCCGCGAATATCCGTCACTTTATCGAGCTGCGCGGCATCGGCATTATCAACGCCCGCCGCATTTTCGGTATTGGCGCAGTCAAGGTTTCTGAAAAAATCGATTTGATTATCAATATGGAACAGTGGGACGGCCACAAAGTCTATGACCGTATGGGCATTGACAGTGAGTATACGGAGCTGCTTGGCATTAAGGTCCCGGTGCTGACCATTCCAGTAAAGCCTGGGCGCAACCTTGCGGTCATTATTGAAGTTGCCGCAATGAACAACCGCCAGAAAAAGATGGGCTACAATGCGGCCGAGGAGCTCCTGCAGGGCCTTGGCATGGACCTTTCTATGGTGAAACAGCAGGAAACCAAAATGGAACTCAATGTTTAAAAGCCGCCGCGGTCTGCGGAACCGCTGAGGTACAGCAAATTCTTTTACAGGCTTTTTTAAATCAGGGGATATGGAGGAAACTTGTTTATGAGGCTGATTGCCGATTTGCACACGCACACGATCGCTTCTACGCACGCGTACAGTACACTGCAGGAAAACGTGGCCGCTGCAGCAAAGCAGGGCCTTGCGGCGGTTGCTATTACCGACCATGGGGTCACCATGCCCGGCGCGCCCGGCAGATGGTATTTTCAAAATTTATCTATGCTGCCGCGCTATATCGATGGCGTCATGGTCTTGCGTGGGCAGGAAACGAATATTATAGACTATGAGGGAAACGTTGATCAGCAGGCCGACTGCATCCATGACCTAGACTGGCTGATTGCCTCCATTCACGGCGTCTGCATGCCTAAGGACGATGAACCTACGCCTGAAAAAGTAACGCATCTGTGGGAGCAGATCTGCAGAAATCCACGCATCAATGTAATTGGCCACTGCGGCCTGCGCCGGTATCCGTTCGATTACGAGCGGGTAATTCCACAGTTTGGCGCAGCGGGCAAGCTGGTCGAAATCAACGAGGGTACGTTTCGCAGTCGCCCAGATTCTATCCCAAACTGCCGCAAAATTGCGGCGCTGTGTAAAAAGTACCGTGTACCGGTTGTTGTTGACAGCGACGCCCACTTTTCTGCGCTGATTGGCGACTGCCCCCGCTCGCTGCAGCTGCTGCAGGAACTGGACTTTCCGGAAGAGCTGGTCGTAAACGCCAGCACAGAGCGGCTGAAAGCATACCTTGCAAAGCACACCGGTGTGTTTGGCAGCTTTATTTCATAATCATATTCGGATTTATATTTAGGAGGATCATCTGATGGAAAAATTAGAGGCTCTGAAAAAAACGGCGGAAAATGCCGGCTGCTTGGTACTGAAAGATGA
Proteins encoded in this window:
- the hprK gene encoding HPr(Ser) kinase/phosphatase; the encoded protein is MATKFSVSLDKVIKELSLKTVYMPGDPQKVLITSTDVNRPGLELNGFYDYYDSSRIVILGNAETAFLKDRPPEYRTKVLDGLFCKKPPAVIIARGLDPVPELLDATRKYEVPVLATTETTSSLVASLVAYMNVELAPRITRHGVLVEVYGEGVLIVGDSGVGKSETAIELIKRGHRLIADDAVEIRRVSAKTLVGQAPANIRHFIELRGIGIINARRIFGIGAVKVSEKIDLIINMEQWDGHKVYDRMGIDSEYTELLGIKVPVLTIPVKPGRNLAVIIEVAAMNNRQKKMGYNAAEELLQGLGMDLSMVKQQETKMELNV
- a CDS encoding phosphatase, giving the protein MRLIADLHTHTIASTHAYSTLQENVAAAAKQGLAAVAITDHGVTMPGAPGRWYFQNLSMLPRYIDGVMVLRGQETNIIDYEGNVDQQADCIHDLDWLIASIHGVCMPKDDEPTPEKVTHLWEQICRNPRINVIGHCGLRRYPFDYERVIPQFGAAGKLVEINEGTFRSRPDSIPNCRKIAALCKKYRVPVVVDSDAHFSALIGDCPRSLQLLQELDFPEELVVNASTERLKAYLAKHTGVFGSFIS